Proteins found in one Anaeromicrobium sediminis genomic segment:
- the fosB gene encoding metallothiol transferase FosB: MKLKRINHITFSVSDLEKSVEFYKKVFGAELLVEGENLAYFDFGSLWIALNVEKDIKRNEIYDSYTHISFSIEEEEYDEMLGRLRALNVDIKEGRPRHEEEGKSIYFRDIDGHLFEFHTKGRQDRINFYKNNRKELKFFD, encoded by the coding sequence ATGAAGCTAAAGAGAATAAATCATATTACTTTTTCAGTATCAGATTTAGAGAAATCCGTTGAATTTTATAAAAAAGTCTTTGGAGCAGAATTATTAGTTGAGGGAGAGAATCTTGCATACTTTGATTTTGGTAGTCTATGGATTGCATTAAATGTAGAGAAGGATATTAAAAGGAATGAGATTTATGATTCCTACACCCATATAAGTTTTTCCATTGAGGAAGAGGAATATGATGAAATGTTAGGAAGGCTTAGGGCTTTAAATGTGGATATTAAAGAAGGTAGACCAAGACATGAAGAAGAAGGAAAATCAATATACTTTAGAGATATAGATGGACATTTATTTGAGTTCCATACAAAGGGAAGACAGGACCGAATAAATTTTTATAAGAATAATAGAAAAGAATTAAAATTCTTCGATTAG
- a CDS encoding DUF134 domain-containing protein, which translates to MPRPTKLRKIAFMPENRYFVPVGKSKCSIEEIQLKLEEVEAMRLKDIEKLSQEECAKEMQVSRQTFQLILDEARRKVAQAITNGMAIHIQGGNYTMNICKYECENCGNNFDEAYEKEEHVCPKCGSNDVLCVITKRCCMKGNRKPWCKKFDDDGS; encoded by the coding sequence ATGCCTAGACCCACAAAGCTAAGAAAAATTGCTTTTATGCCTGAAAATAGATATTTTGTTCCTGTAGGAAAATCAAAATGTTCCATAGAAGAAATACAATTAAAGCTTGAAGAAGTAGAAGCTATGCGCCTAAAGGATATAGAAAAATTGTCTCAAGAGGAATGTGCAAAAGAGATGCAGGTCTCAAGACAGACATTCCAGCTTATTTTAGATGAAGCTAGAAGAAAGGTAGCTCAGGCTATAACTAATGGAATGGCTATCCATATTCAAGGTGGAAATTATACAATGAATATTTGCAAATATGAATGTGAAAATTGTGGAAATAACTTTGATGAAGCTTATGAAAAGGAAGAGCATGTATGTCCTAAATGTGGTTCAAATGACGTTTTATGCGTTATTACTAAGAGATGTTGTATGAAAGGGAATAGAAAGCCTTGGTGTAAGAAGTTTGATGACGATGGTTCTTAA
- a CDS encoding Fur family transcriptional regulator yields the protein MKNKFEIIQDLLNEKQIHMTNQRREIIEIFLNHTGHFRAEEIHQLVKNKKIGLATVYRTIEILKNNDIIEEIYVGKNRYYELKLFSEKRLHIHFQCDKCCKIYDYDKTNVILDLINLRNLVEDEYKVEVNNLKMILNGTCENCREGT from the coding sequence ATGAAAAATAAGTTTGAAATTATTCAAGATTTACTAAATGAAAAACAAATTCATATGACCAATCAAAGAAGAGAAATAATTGAAATCTTTTTAAATCATACAGGACATTTTAGAGCAGAAGAGATCCACCAATTGGTAAAAAATAAAAAAATTGGTTTAGCCACCGTATATAGAACCATAGAAATTTTAAAAAACAATGACATAATAGAAGAAATCTATGTTGGAAAAAACAGATATTACGAATTGAAATTGTTTAGTGAAAAGCGTTTGCATATTCATTTTCAATGTGATAAATGCTGTAAAATCTATGATTATGATAAAACTAATGTGATTTTAGATTTGATTAATTTAAGAAATCTAGTGGAAGATGAATATAAAGTGGAAGTAAATAATCTTAAGATGATATTAAATGGTACTTGTGAAAATTGTAGGGAGGGAACATAA
- a CDS encoding stalk domain-containing protein has translation MKKYFVILLLLLTLGIWNIAYCQESMMVRFNGQEVNLSTPILVEENATLIPIRNVFEAAGAQVKWNSSDQSILVTKSEENIWLQVNSQKAKIGEREILLDVPVKIVNGNAVLPLTFISEVFSLKYEVDKENNTIIIYDSICGFPLTGKANILVEPKSGLILLEHNAHEKLKVGNVAKIMNLLLIFEAIENKEIALDDVVTISEEASKGQGAQLFMETGDKETVETLVKSITMMGANDSAIAMAEHIAGSKEEFLVLMNKKAKDLGMKDTHFANVVGFDFEDQFTSAYDIGIMARELIVKYPKIFEFTSMKKEKITRKSKELGELTFYLQNLNRLLNSYEGATGLITGYSAGADYCMVGTAEREGFQLIAVTLGTSKSKIRFEETRHMLDYGFENYDVLRMNLK, from the coding sequence ATGAAGAAATATTTTGTGATACTTCTACTCTTATTAACTCTTGGAATATGGAATATAGCTTATTGTCAGGAGTCAATGATGGTTAGATTTAATGGACAGGAAGTAAATCTTTCTACGCCTATTTTAGTAGAGGAAAATGCAACCTTAATTCCAATTAGGAATGTTTTTGAAGCTGCTGGAGCTCAGGTAAAATGGAATTCTTCTGATCAGTCTATTTTAGTCACAAAAAGTGAGGAAAATATATGGTTACAAGTTAATAGTCAAAAGGCAAAAATAGGTGAAAGAGAAATACTCCTTGATGTTCCTGTAAAAATAGTAAATGGAAATGCAGTTCTGCCCCTAACTTTTATAAGTGAAGTGTTTTCTCTAAAGTATGAAGTAGATAAAGAGAATAATACGATTATTATATACGATTCTATCTGTGGCTTTCCCCTCACTGGAAAAGCTAATATTTTAGTAGAACCAAAATCGGGATTAATTTTGTTAGAACACAATGCCCATGAAAAATTAAAAGTGGGAAATGTAGCTAAGATTATGAACTTACTTTTGATTTTTGAAGCAATAGAGAATAAAGAAATTGCACTAGATGATGTGGTAACAATTAGTGAAGAAGCTTCTAAAGGTCAAGGGGCCCAACTTTTCATGGAAACTGGTGATAAGGAAACAGTAGAAACTTTAGTAAAGTCTATTACTATGATGGGGGCCAATGATTCGGCTATAGCCATGGCAGAACATATAGCAGGAAGTAAAGAAGAGTTTCTTGTATTGATGAATAAAAAAGCTAAAGATCTAGGAATGAAAGATACTCATTTTGCCAATGTGGTAGGATTTGATTTTGAAGATCAATTTACATCAGCCTATGATATAGGCATTATGGCAAGAGAGTTAATCGTGAAATATCCTAAAATATTTGAATTCACATCTATGAAGAAAGAAAAAATTACACGCAAGTCAAAAGAATTAGGAGAACTTACTTTTTATTTACAGAATTTGAATAGATTATTAAATTCATATGAGGGTGCTACAGGACTAATAACAGGATATAGTGCAGGTGCAGACTACTGTATGGTTGGAACTGCAGAGAGAGAAGGATTTCAATTAATTGCAGTCACATTGGGAACTTCCAAGTCTAAAATTCGTTTTGAAGAAACTAGGCATATGTTGGATTATGGATTTGAAAACTATGATGTACTTAGAATGAATTTAAAATAA